From Timaviella obliquedivisa GSE-PSE-MK23-08B:
CCCCTTGCTCTGGTAGGTATTGCACCACAAAGCAGTCTAGAGTTTTCAAAAGTTGAGCGGCTTCCGCTGTGGCAGTGGCAAAAATGGTGTCTAGGTCAAGGGAGTTGCGAACAGCCTGGAAAACTCGGTTTAGCGCTTGTTCCTGTTGAATTTTCTCTTGCAATGCAGTGATATCTCGTCCCACCGATTGAATCTCAATGAGTTTCCCTTGGTCATCAAAAATTCCTAAATTAATCCATTGTGTCCAGCCAATTTGATCATTAGCGCGTTTGTCTGGATTGGTGTTCTCAAAGATGGGATTTTCTGGGGTGAGTGCCGCAATCTTGCGGTTAATCGCATCAAAATCCTCTGGCGGAATAAAGCTACTCCATTGCAATCCAATGACATCGTTTAAGGAGCGACCTAAGGCAAGACATAGAGCATCGTTGGCAAAGCTAATGGTAGAATCTGGCAGCGATCGCAAGATCAGGTCAGTTTGCGATTGGATCAATTGACGATAACGGTGTTCACTATTCAGCAGCGTATTTTTGATGATCTGCTGTTTCAGTTCATGGCGCTTGCGTTCGGCTTCGATGTAAGCCAGTTGCCCTGTTGAGTCGTAAACAGCAATTCCAGTAGGCGTAGCCTCTAAAACCTGGGTTAGATAGCTTTTGCTCTCTGCTACTGCCGTACTTGCCAGCAGTGACTCTACTAAACGCTTGACGCTCTCTGGCGTATGTTTCCAATCTTCTGGAGAAATAGGCTCAGGCAGGGAGGGTTGTTTTTCCATAACCGCAGCAGTGGGAACCTAATAAGGAACTATCCTAAAGTGTACCCATGTCAATCCGCTTAGCAGAGAAATATTCTTTATACTCTTCGGTAACCTTTTTTACAAGTTGTCATACTGCCTACCACTGCTCTAAAACAAGTTGCATTGTCTTAAGCCTCCTCTTAGATGAATCAGCCCGAACCAAAAGAGTGTCTTTGACAAGCGATCGGAG
This genomic window contains:
- a CDS encoding PAS domain-containing protein, which codes for MEKQPSLPEPISPEDWKHTPESVKRLVESLLASTAVAESKSYLTQVLEATPTGIAVYDSTGQLAYIEAERKRHELKQQIIKNTLLNSEHRYRQLIQSQTDLILRSLPDSTISFANDALCLALGRSLNDVIGLQWSSFIPPEDFDAINRKIAALTPENPIFENTNPDKRANDQIGWTQWINLGIFDDQGKLIEIQSVGRDITALQEKIQQEQALNRVFQAVRNSLDLDTIFATATAEAAQLLKTLDCFVVQYLPEQGVWRHIAEFRHNLETSTAIGLEISDAGNPFATQLKQFQIVQVEDTTYLNDEINQEIARIMPGAWLLIPLVVEGRLWGSFTLITTQQPFTWNNDPIALAQSIAGQLEIAIYQANLYQQVQLELEERRRVEVALRTSESRFRNMADNVPGVIFGYCLRADGSDQYTYINSGFHDLYGFEPDEALQDPSVVCGRTHPDDIELFQNSITESYQTLQTWHCQYRIITPAGELKWLQGIARPTRQPNGDVVWDGLVIDKLTII